In Cryptomeria japonica chromosome 10, Sugi_1.0, whole genome shotgun sequence, a genomic segment contains:
- the LOC131029130 gene encoding non-specific lipid-transfer protein 4.1 produces the protein MARAMKSVWEFVYVVIAVVAMISAGAYASISCMTVISDLAPCASFVSGTTAQPPKACCDGIGSLNAATNTKTDRQAACKCVKSLIGRTPINYTRAGELPKRCGVNIGIPISPSVDCSNISLAASNLPMTSPP, from the exons ATGGCAAGAGCAATGAAGAGTGTGTGGGAATTCGTTTATGTTGTGATAGCAGTAGTGGCGATGATTAGCGCAGGAGCATATGCCTCTATTTCTTGCATGACTGTTATTTCTGATTTAGCCCCCTGCGCGAGCTTTGTTTCAGGGACCACCGCTCAGCCGCCAAAGGCTTGCTGTGACGGCATTGGTAGTCTGAATGCCGCCACCAATACAAAAACGGACAGGCAAGCCGCTTGTAAGTGCGTAAAGTCTCTTATAGGGCGCACTCCCATCAATTATACTAGAGCTGGCGAATTGCCCAAACGCTGCGGGGTAAACATCGGCATACCCATCAGCCCTTCAGTTGACTGCTCCAA TATCAGCCTAGCTGCCTCAAATCTGCCCATGACGTCGCCACCATGA
- the LOC131029129 gene encoding non-specific lipid-transfer protein yields MAMAMEGSYRLKSVYFVAAIIGMVVVGMSSKADGAISCSTVVSDLIPCLSYVSGSSAKPTKGCCNGIKTLNTAAKTTDDRQAVCNCIKSVASSYSSYFDKASKLPGLCGVNLGFALTPSLDCSTVH; encoded by the exons ATGGCAATGGCAATGGAGGGAAGTTACAGATTGAAATCAGTTTACTTTGTGGCGGCTATAATTGGCATGGTGGTGGTGGGAATGAGCAGCAAGGCGGATGGCGCAATATCATGCTCAACAGTGGTGTCTGATTTAATTCCTTGTCTTTCCTACGTTTCAGGAAGCTCTGCCAAGCCCACGAAGGGATGCTGTAATGGCATTAAAACTCTCAACACCGCCGCCAAAACTACAGACGACAGGCAAGCCGTGTGCAACTGCATAAAGTCGGTGGCGTCTTCCTACAGCAGTTACTTTGATAAGGCCAGCAAGTTGCCCGGTCTCTGTGGAGTTAATCTCGGCTTTGCCTTGACACCATCGCTTGATTGCAGCAC GGTCCATTGA